A window of Daucus carota subsp. sativus chromosome 2, DH1 v3.0, whole genome shotgun sequence genomic DNA:
ccaacaggttcgtgtcaagcctccctcctgagcaaataaattacctagctccgaacctgagcctaactccgaacctaacctcttctcatatatatataaaaaaagatgttATCCATGAGACTCGAACTCAAGACCTCTCCAATACAAATACATCACtgaaaccacttgagctacacaaacaattagtttgttattcaaaagcattaattacatactttaaaacttttgtatttatattcgtttcaatatcttatttatttgggatgagttattatttcagtttagtctcatatattgtttacatgatagattaatatctataaattaattatttacataaataaatttaaaattgaaaaagaatatgaataatcgggttcgtggcatgattcagatttcaaaaaatagatataatttgtattcgaataaaaatgaacgaattcaaatctaacttaatagtttaaacgagcaccgatacaatattatagaaattttaagtcatgaatgtgagaaataagcacaaaaactgagatttaagcgagcatctttgaaaggaaaaattgatgggctttcaacatgggctatgtcatattaatttcttttattataaaaggcgatttataaagagattacaatattttggagaacacgaaataaggtgactgaaagaatattcctatttagaatattcttttattttaaacttatgaattcagaatttgatgtgtaactaaatcttttttaaaagaaattatagatataagaatagtgacaatacatcaaatttggtgtcggaaaatatatcttaatgatataattttgatgatatatgtatttgaaatactataacttgtgatatgaaggtgaatttaaggaaattttatattgttaatcaaaagtcaaccacataataataaaacgcgtttacgagaactactaaaaagatttgagttataaattttacttttattaaataaaataacacagagaaataagttatatatattaaagtcttaaaactataatttttaatatgccatcatccaacatataacataccagttaaataaaatgattcaaactatagttaaattaatcatttacaaattaaactaataaaatataattaattctgaaccggataatctgacgcgatacggtgaaaactaatatctgattaaactagactagaacaagaatagttttttcataatacaaaatatcgaatatatgacttgatctttaacaattgtaaagagattacaatattttggtgaacacgaaataaggtgactgaaagaatattcctatttagaatattcttttattttaaacatatgaattcagaatttgatgtgtaactaaatcttttttaaaagaaattatagatataagaatagtgacaatacatcaaatttggtgtcggaaaatatatcttaatgatataattttgatgatatatgtatttgaaatactataacttgtgatatgaaggtgaatttaaggaaattttatattgttaatcaaaagtcaaccacataataataaaacgcgtttacgagaactactaaaaagatttgagttataaattttacttttattaaataaaataacacagagaaataagttatatatatattaaagtcttaaaactataatttttaatatgccatcatccaacatataacataccagttaaataaaatgattcaaactatagttaaattaatcatttataaattaaactaataaaatataattaattctgaaccggataatctgacgcgatacgatgaaaactaatatctgattaaacaggactagaacaagaatagttttttcataatacaaaatatcgaatatatgacttgatctttaacaattgaatatgatatgccacattgatcactcctaacaaatacgagtatcaaaatatttaaaaatgtgagtttgcacaaagctaaaaaagtaactacacgactaattgaactaaatcttttatggttttatgaacttcatgatgcctaactcatatctactctctttttgctatttgaaattctagaaaatcatttctttgagatctgttttataacgattacatgaaaaatcattaaaagtcttaatagacaagctcaaaaaactaattttagaaaattaaaattttataacgagataatgttataacatactgtatcaaagtaataatcatctaatatttttaaattaacaataaaaatataatacgttgaagtactatataattgatatgaaacataaaaggataagacacatcaaaagtgtcagaaatttttgggTTGCAATTATActgttagtagttcaattgatgcttttataataaaataaggtacatgtctttttacgtacaacatatgtttcaaattttatttatacaaaatgtgtgcaacatatgctaaaaagaatgtgttgatgatctgctccatcatgtatcactttaacaattatgcaaacgtacgctcaaaaaagaagaaataaatgtagggcaacgcggaccacacatcttcatttaatcatgatttaggatatcgtaattcacatatcaagaacaagttttcatcaaaatcatggtatattagttgaaataatttaataatttcaacaataaattacagatacttttaatgaggtataatatatttaaaatttaaaatttcagtattaatttcgaatataattttgaacattgataatatgataatggtctctatatcctaacgaatttgaatatagaaatatcagttcaaatgtagtttttaatctataatttttttttaaaatatactcccttcgtctgATTTTAAGTaaccttatttgactttcacggagattaagaaaaatgtagtaaaaaagagtaaatttagttggaaagtgggtaaagtggtggaatatatcaaaatttaataatagatttgagatagtggtggtaagtagtgagtgtaatagtgtttatttaatataaaagagtataTAATAGAGAAGtaatgggtgtaatagtgaaaaatagtgtttaaaaatagtaagtatagtaagttcattattttagagatgtctcaaaaaggaataagggtcatataaaatgggatggagggaatagtacttattattactattaatgctattaggttgcatatattacatttttcatgtttacatattttgtcaaaaagtaaaacataatagttacgctcgaaacaatatgatgacacacggatattatttaaaacataatacaaattCAAGGTCCGTACGAgaataatataatgatatatgaatattatttaaaatacagcaaaaactagagccccgtgcctcgcacgggcttttatgctagttatcTAACAGCGAATCAACTGAATTTGTCCTCTGTATTCGATCTATACTTATCAATATTCTAGACTAAAACAAGAACAactaacgggggtgtattcgattgggattttaatgaattgtttttagtctatggattttaatagattgtgtgattttgattttgtgcgcattcttgataaaatgtcgcagagttgatatagGATCTTTAGGATTTAAtaacaatgcttcaaaatctcatcgattttggtgggatttcaaaaaacttaaaatacactgaagaatgccacaaaatccatcattttatgaaatccaaaaaaatccatgagcatttgaatacaatcagattttagtggattttcAACAAACTCAATTGAATaacatcggattttaaagcataatttaaaatcctaattgaataccaccatattttgtagcataatttaaaatcccaattgaacaccccaaaattttaatggatttcaaacaatcccaatcgaataccctcggatttcatgaatgaaaatatTTGCTTAAAAATCTGAATCCAATACACCCCCTAAATTAAGCACAGTTATTCATCCGAAAACCATACATAATAGCTATAATGCATGAAATAAGTAACAATTATCTCTAAACAGTAAAGGAGTGTGATAATAAGAAGTAGTTAAATACGATTGCGAAGTTTAAAATGAATCGAAAAATTCGTACCGGTTATGTAAAGCTCCAACTAATCACACAAAACAATTGACTAGTTAAAAAACAAACTGAGCGAAACTATATAGAGATGGAGATAATTACCATGTAAATTGAGAGGCTTGCTTAGCTAGGGCTTGCAGAATAAGATATTAGTATGGGCGGGAGAGGTTTGTAGGCGAAGAAGGAAGAAAAAGAACAGTGGAGCATAAATTACATGTGGAATGGGGGAGTTCTGATTTCTGACCGTTCTCTTCTCTATCTTTTCGACTTCACCGAAAAAACAGatgacaaataattttgtttatattgatTCACTTCGAATTTTCAGGTTATTTTAGATTTTGAGATATGACttataaaattaactaaattatgTATTTGTAAATCTAATGTGCAATTTAAGTATGcttagtttgtattttttaagagtttgatattcaatttttaataagcTAACttattatttagaattttttaaaactaattaaaatactgataaaattattattattatatatttcatatcattgatttaatttaatattaaatatttatatatagttgtTTAAACAGAGATAAAAATATgggaaataaaatttattttcgtaCCCACCTCCACTTGAGTATGAAAATTTTAGTTCAAGGCatgaattttaaattagtttttttcACATACTTCGAATGAACGAAACCCATAATTGATTTCAAAACACCCCCAACAACAATTTCTTAATCTTTTCAATATCAAAGCCAACAATCTTATATGGAAAGACCAGCGGAAAAAATATGAATGTAAATGAGAGTAACTTGTGCAGACCGCTGtaaaaaatatgaatgtaaATGAAAGTAATTTGTGCGCAGTAATGCTCTAACACCAGCAGGAAAAATATGTGTTCCCacctagataaaaaaaaaaaaaaaggttctaACAACTTGTTCGGACTTGGATAATATGCTTATGAGTTTAAATAATAAGCTCAGAAGCATGATTACTTCACCGTCGACAAACAAATCCaaacatataattttgaaaatgcaAATTCTTCAAATTTGAAATCTGGATGCCCAGGGTTTGCCTATATTTAATGATGTTTACAGACTTCTGTATGGTAACATTAAGTTAACTAAAGTAATAACCCTCATTTGGGAATCAGTAAGTTGATTCAAGGATTTTGCATTGACCTCTGTCCCAATTTCATCTTAGGAGGTCTACCGCGGCCTCTCCCTCGACCTTGGGGCATTTGTGTCCATCTTTGATCTAAAGTTGGCATGTCCTTCATACTTGTGTCTGCTACCAACTTAGTTGTGCCAGACAGTTTTGTGTGAGCTTGCTGCTGCATCGACTCTTTCAAAGCTACAGGTTGTTGATAATACTCTAGACACAGTGGTACTTGTGACATTTGCTCTGTCGGCCCTATAGCCGATGAAGAACCAGGACAAGCAGTCTGTGTATTTTCATGGGATGTGCACCGCTTTTGCCAACTACGAAGTTTTGCATGTTGTTGCAATTCTTTGGTTGTCTTAACCATCTGCACCTGGTCCAGGGATGATTCTGAGGACCCTGTATCTGTGTGTTTTGTGGTCTGAATATTGTCGACAGCAGGAAGCTGCAATAGCTGAATTCTCTCGGCCAAGTTAACATAATCTACATCCATTCTCATCAGCTGGGGCGCCTGAACTTGTAAAGATGACTGATCATTTTTCAGGATCGGTTGCGCAGGACGACGACATTGTGACTGTGAGCTTGGCAACAAGTCCAGTGACAAGGTATATGTTTGTGTAGATTTAGAAAGCCTTTGACTACGACGTACCACTTGGTCTACCTTTTTTGTCCCCTGTTGCTCGATATGATCATTTGAAACTGATTTATCATGTTGTTCAATATGCTGCTGCTTTGAATTCATATCAACATCATTAGATGTCAGTGTTGCCTGCTGCTCAGATTCAGGTAATGGCTGGGACGATTTATCTAGATCTGAAAGATCCAGTTGTTTCGTCTTCTGTTCGAGTTCAGCAGTCACGTCTTGaatttctttttcctttgtCATGGGGTTCAGCTTCCTCCGCCTTCCATACTGCTTTAGATTCTTTGGATGTGATTCCAAAAGTTTCACATCTTCAGATTTTACACCTTGTAAACCATCTGAGTTCAATGGATCCATTCGCTGCTGCTGATTTTGAGTCAACAACTCTGTTGAAAAATCTGATGATGCTGATTTGGAGCCTGTTTAATATAAAGTGTAAGTTGAATATACATGATTTGTAAATTGAATTGCTCTAAGATCTTGGCATATCTAAATATCACTTTGATCggggaaaaaaaatcaaacaaactgGAACGGTGAATTTCAAATGCTTCATATACAGACTAAAACAATTTAAGCGCAAGGTAGTTTAAGACCCCAATATCTAAACTATAAACTTATATCCGTGATGTATTAAAGTTTTTACAGCATAAGATTGTTTTGTTTCCATTCAAAACTTTAAGAGCCTGTAGAGGTAATATATGTTTTCCAATAAA
This region includes:
- the LOC108206907 gene encoding uncharacterized protein LOC108206907 encodes the protein MKKFKDVVMKLAENAAPELKIVIQEQLAKFTSALHTPDHPPYAAMIHNAIIELNDKRGSSEESISEYIKNQHTDLPLAHNSLLKHHLGKLCESGEIVVTGKHLYLLPGSNPTLESRVRTEKDRVTRKRKARKGRGRVGKKCRTETDKHGESHGEEHGETARFYKGNDGIILDNNEIKVDNKVNGVGELDQVVKQIELENRMLDEQSQLHEQLSHEICAPVVDSLQPEHSSPDRPPGFDYIILQSKQNCIIVQEPELISDSGRLSESETLLQVDQEQWRLQGQANCKYHIRSEGSKSASSDFSTELLTQNQQQRMDPLNSDGLQGVKSEDVKLLESHPKNLKQYGRRRKLNPMTKEKEIQDVTAELEQKTKQLDLSDLDKSSQPLPESEQQATLTSNDVDMNSKQQHIEQHDKSVSNDHIEQQGTKKVDQVVRRSQRLSKSTQTYTLSLDLLPSSQSQCRRPAQPILKNDQSSLQVQAPQLMRMDVDYVNLAERIQLLQLPAVDNIQTTKHTDTGSSESSLDQVQMVKTTKELQQHAKLRSWQKRCTSHENTQTACPGSSSAIGPTEQMSQVPLCLEYYQQPVALKESMQQQAHTKLSGTTKLVADTSMKDMPTLDQRWTQMPQGRGRGRGRPPKMKLGQRSMQNP